AAGAAAAATTGTTGAATATATTGAATTGTATTACAATTCAGAAAGATTGCATTCAGGTATCAATTATTCAGTACCAAATCAATTTTTCACTCTTTTATCTGTCCGAAATTCTTGACAAGTTTCGAAATGGTTGCTTTTTGCCAAAGCAAAAAGCCTCATTTTCTCTTATCTTTTCTCTATTATCTCTTCTCTGTTGATAGTATAAATCTTTTATACTATCAACATCGCATCTCCGAAGGAAAAAAATCTGTATTTTTGCTCTACTGCGTATTTGTAGGCATTTAGTACGTTTTCTTTGCCTGCCAAGGCACTAACAAGCATTATAAGGGTGCTTTCGGGCAAATGGAAATTAGTTATAAGACAGTCGGTAGCCTTAAATTCGTAACCGGGGTAAATGAAAATTTCCGTATTGTCGCTGTCTGCGGTAATTTTGTTGTTTTTCGAAGCGCAGGCTTCAAGGGTTCTTGTACTGGTAGTACCTACACAGAATACCCTGCCGCCGTTTTTATGGGTTTCGTTTATAATTTTGGCAGTTTCTTCGGGTAAAATGTAAAACTCAGAGTGCATTTTATGGTCAAGAATATTGTCCTCTTTAACGGGACGGAAGGTGCCTAAGCCTATATGTAATGTTACATAGCCGATTTTAATGCCTTTATCCTTTGCTTTTTGGAGAAGCTCTTTCGTAAAATGAAGGCCTGCTGTGGGGGCAGCGGCGGAGCCGTCATTTTTGGCATAAACTGTCTGATATCTTGTTTTATCCTGTAATTTTTCGGTGATGTAAGGGGGCAAGGGCATATTTCCCACTTTATCAAGAATTTCTAAAAATATGCCATCATAGGTAAAATGAAGAAGTCTGTTTCCCTCTTCGAGAATATCAATTATTTCAGCCTTTAAAAGACCGTCGCCGAAAACTAATTTTGCGCCTATTTTTGCCTTTTTGCCGGGGCGTACAAGGGTTTCCCAGTTGTCGTTGCTGTGATTTTTCAAAAGCACGATTTCAATATCTGCGCCTGTATCCTCTTTTTTTGCATGAAGACGGGCAGGGATAACCTTACTGTCGTTTAAAATAAGGCAGTCCTTTTCGGTTATATAGTCAAGAATATCGTAAAAATGACGGTCGGTAATTTCTCCTGTTTTTTTGTCCATTACAAGAAGACGTGAGCAGTCACGCTTTTGCACAGGAGTCTGAGCTATAAGCTCCTGAGGTAAATCAAAATAAAAATCGCTTTTAAGAAGCATATTGGGTACTTTGGTTATCCTTTCTTACTGTAATTTTTCAATTTCAATGTTAAAATATGCTTTTAATATTTGCTCGTAGGTGTGTCCCGCTTTGGAACGGGCATACATACCGCTTCCCGAAAGACCTACATTGTGTCCGTAGCCCTCGGTTATAAAGCTTATATAATCACCCTCAACCTTGATTTCTACAATGTTGGGAGTACGCAGTCCAAGACCGCTGCGAATATGGTCGCCGCCGGAAAATGTAATTTTTTTGCCGTTGTCGCAGATAAGCTCTACAGCTAAGGGAATATTAGCCGCATTTCTTTGAGTTACAGAGCCGCTTTCAACGGTTACGGTATCTGCAAGATAAGAGGGGTATTCGTTTATATTTGAGTTGTTTGAGCCGTTTTGATAAAGCATATCCCTCAGCTCTTTTTTTGAATATTTAACAGTATATCTGTAATTTTTTTCAAGCCATGAGGGAACTCCTGCACGGTCAAATTCATCTATAACAGCTTTGACGTGGGGAAGGTCTACACCCTTGACATAGGTACCGTTTTTGTTTGTATACCAAGCTTCGCCGTTGGTGAGGGTGCCGCCGCCGTTGGTGGAATGATAAAAGATATCCGCAAGCTTTTTTGTGCCATTATCGGTATATACTGCAAACATTCCCTTTGTCTGCTCTGCGGCATCAAGAATAAGCTTCTTTTTGAGGGTTACCTCGGGCTCGTAGCAGTAAACCTGACAGTTTGTGGTATCGCATACGTCAATATCTATTTCAGAGCTTGAGCTGTTGTGCTTTGTGTTGGTAAGAGCAACATTTCTTTCGCAAATTGCATGAGCCTTGAAGGCTTCTATATAGCTGTCATAATCGTTGCCGTAGGTGTCTGTATAGATTTCTTTGGTAATGACACCTAAAACGTAATCCTGCATCTGAACATAGTTTATAGTGCCTACTCTTTTCTGGCTGTCCTGCTGGTCACGCTTGAAAATAATGTCGCCGCCTATCATTTTGGCAACGTTTTTGTTTGAAGCAAAGCTGTCATAATAGCGGTGGTAAAGATAGGTGTTTTCATTTCCCGAAGAAACCTGCAAATAATTATTGCCTGAATTATCATATTCAAAAATTATCTTGCCGTCAAGAGCGTTTACTACAGTCATACAGGTATCGGTATTTTCCGAAGCAATAAGCTCAACAGGCTCGGT
This is a stretch of genomic DNA from Oscillospiraceae bacterium. It encodes these proteins:
- a CDS encoding SpoIID/LytB domain-containing protein, with protein sequence MVKAMKKTIICITALIISAITSICAFAAAPPKDSNPYVYVGIDNVGGTVLRDTSCVRASDYEDASSFLVFYSFDRDTEKTSDEIFSTGENQSFLYVCKDQNLYYKAGPAIKDIWVESKDAGNGTFIGNSHLEINADMTKDGAKAVVAEVEKKGLKAFVAYVNGKYRVRLGSYSDSQQALADKATYSFLTSDTQVSYSVMSAIERKDFISSKPMAVINGEGKITYIQKFPGGVAVLDKDGNLKTFTVTEPVELIASENTDTCMTVVNALDGKIIFEYDNSGNNYLQVSSGNENTYLYHRYYDSFASNKNVAKMIGGDIIFKRDQQDSQKRVGTINYVQMQDYVLGVITKEIYTDTYGNDYDSYIEAFKAHAICERNVALTNTKHNSSSSEIDIDVCDTTNCQVYCYEPEVTLKKKLILDAAEQTKGMFAVYTDNGTKKLADIFYHSTNGGGTLTNGEAWYTNKNGTYVKGVDLPHVKAVIDEFDRAGVPSWLEKNYRYTVKYSKKELRDMLYQNGSNNSNINEYPSYLADTVTVESGSVTQRNAANIPLAVELICDNGKKITFSGGDHIRSGLGLRTPNIVEIKVEGDYISFITEGYGHNVGLSGSGMYARSKAGHTYEQILKAYFNIEIEKLQ
- the queA gene encoding tRNA preQ1(34) S-adenosylmethionine ribosyltransferase-isomerase QueA, encoding MLLKSDFYFDLPQELIAQTPVQKRDCSRLLVMDKKTGEITDRHFYDILDYITEKDCLILNDSKVIPARLHAKKEDTGADIEIVLLKNHSNDNWETLVRPGKKAKIGAKLVFGDGLLKAEIIDILEEGNRLLHFTYDGIFLEILDKVGNMPLPPYITEKLQDKTRYQTVYAKNDGSAAAPTAGLHFTKELLQKAKDKGIKIGYVTLHIGLGTFRPVKEDNILDHKMHSEFYILPEETAKIINETHKNGGRVFCVGTTSTRTLEACASKNNKITADSDNTEIFIYPGYEFKATDCLITNFHLPESTLIMLVSALAGKENVLNAYKYAVEQKYRFFSFGDAMLIV